The Chthoniobacterales bacterium genomic interval CATTGAGAGCGGGCGTCTAGGGTGTGGCTCGGTCACGGCTTTCCACGCGGCTTTTCCGGGTTTCAAAATGGACGAGTCATACCGTGTGCGCTCGCTCATCAGCACCTGTCCGAATATCGATCTTCGCGTGCTGCACCTCAGCGGAAACAATCTCGCGCAGCACATCGGGCAGTTTGTCCGAGATGCGGATGAGCCGGTGCAGAGCCCCACGGGCTTCGCGCACTGGTCCGTGCTGAAAGCAATCCACGAGAACGGGTGCAAAGTAACCATCAACGGTCAAGGCGCCGATGAAGCATGGGCGGGCTACGGCCGCAATGTGATCGGCTACCAGTTGCTCGACCAATTGCTCCTGTCGCCGTTCGCCTTCGCGCGTCAGTTCATAGCCGCAAAACGAATAATGCCGGTCAGCCCGACCGGCTTGGTGGCGCAAGTGGCAAAAGCAGCCCTTGGGCGCCGCGCCGCTTCCTACATACGCTCGAAATACTTGGAAGACACTTGGGATGCCCTCACCCCACGCTTCAATGACGAACACAGCGCTTATCTTCCCGAGCAGCGCGCCAATTTCCGCCGCCGTAATATGGAGGCACACCTTCGTTCGCAGATCGAAGATTACGGTTTTACCCAGATCCTCCACTATGAGGACCATTCCTCGATGGCACATTCGGTGGAGATGCGTTCGCCCTTTGTGGATTATCGCCTGATGGAACTTGCCTTCCGTATGCCCGATTCCATGAAACTGGACATGGGGGTCACAAAACGGGTTTTGCGCGAGGCCTTCCGGAATCGCATGCCCAGTGAGATTGTGGAAAGCCACCGGAAGATTGCATTCAATACTCCCGTGGATGAATGGTTGAAACGCAGCGATATGGCAGCCGTCATTTCAGATCTGCTCGACAGCGCGGAGTTCAGACAAAGGCCGATCTGGAACGCAGAGGTCATCAAGAGGCATTTCGAGATCGGCAATCTTGAGAAGTTTCCACTTTGGCGATTCGTCAACCTCGAGTTGTGGGCTCGCACTTACGGAATAACTAATCTGTAAGCATTCCGAAAGAATCCTGATCCGCTTTTCGACGA includes:
- a CDS encoding asparagine synthase, producing MESGRLGCGSVTAFHAAFPGFKMDESYRVRSLISTCPNIDLRVLHLSGNNLAQHIGQFVRDADEPVQSPTGFAHWSVLKAIHENGCKVTINGQGADEAWAGYGRNVIGYQLLDQLLLSPFAFARQFIAAKRIMPVSPTGLVAQVAKAALGRRAASYIRSKYLEDTWDALTPRFNDEHSAYLPEQRANFRRRNMEAHLRSQIEDYGFTQILHYEDHSSMAHSVEMRSPFVDYRLMELAFRMPDSMKLDMGVTKRVLREAFRNRMPSEIVESHRKIAFNTPVDEWLKRSDMAAVISDLLDSAEFRQRPIWNAEVIKRHFEIGNLEKFPLWRFVNLELWARTYGITNL